The proteins below come from a single Methanothrix thermoacetophila PT genomic window:
- a CDS encoding glycosyltransferase — MKVLLLANQPEKTTRLRLFEATLKELGYETIVPRFDTVNWISIARKARGIVLKERPDIVHLFNVPDVIYHWIPSLRGSGYRRLIYDYRSPWGVETQLRFGSIAKSACERFERQLAEAADVITTVNTPLKEKAMSYAPGKEIRVIPNYPQRSFAEPGDDIEPENVVIFVGRVCEQEGIDSLLRVARDLPDQEFWIVGGGPFAWWYLRRKTENVKALGWQPHSRVAALVRRARICIIPRRENALTPYSTDKSIWKLNEYLNLGRQVVASGITLEERRKNLWVVRSTELRRAVEESMEREPEKMKESDYRFWEENTERVKEVYERVWG, encoded by the coding sequence ATGAAGGTGCTGCTTCTCGCGAACCAGCCGGAGAAGACGACGAGGCTCAGGCTCTTTGAGGCGACGCTGAAGGAGCTGGGGTACGAGACGATCGTGCCGAGGTTTGATACAGTCAACTGGATCTCCATCGCAAGGAAGGCCAGGGGGATCGTTCTTAAGGAGAGGCCTGATATCGTTCATCTCTTCAACGTTCCTGATGTGATTTACCACTGGATTCCCTCTCTTAGAGGATCGGGATACAGACGCCTGATATACGATTACAGATCTCCATGGGGCGTGGAGACGCAGCTGCGCTTCGGCTCCATCGCAAAGAGTGCATGCGAGCGCTTCGAGCGGCAGCTGGCTGAGGCGGCTGATGTGATAACCACTGTGAACACACCCTTGAAGGAGAAGGCGATGTCGTATGCTCCAGGGAAGGAGATTCGCGTGATTCCAAATTACCCGCAGAGGAGCTTCGCGGAGCCTGGAGACGATATCGAGCCGGAGAACGTGGTGATCTTCGTCGGAAGAGTGTGCGAGCAGGAGGGCATCGATTCTCTTTTAAGAGTCGCGCGGGATCTCCCGGATCAGGAGTTCTGGATCGTTGGAGGCGGGCCGTTCGCGTGGTGGTATCTCCGGAGAAAAACAGAAAATGTTAAAGCGCTCGGCTGGCAGCCTCACAGCAGGGTCGCAGCGCTTGTCAGAAGAGCCAGAATCTGCATAATCCCGAGAAGGGAGAACGCGCTTACGCCGTACTCCACAGACAAGAGCATATGGAAGCTGAACGAGTACCTGAACCTGGGCAGGCAGGTTGTCGCCTCCGGAATCACCCTGGAGGAGAGGAGGAAGAACCTGTGGGTTGTGAGGAGCACAGAGCTGAGAAGAGCAGTGGAGGAGAGCATGGAGAGGGAGCCTGAGAAAATGAAAGAGAGCGACTACAGGTTCTGGGAGGAGAATACGGAGCGGGTGAAAGAGGTGTACGAGAGGGTGTGGGGATGA
- a CDS encoding transposase — translation METRIKSELTVPEGSGYLFGDGEYDSRKFLNDVVDKGYMPVIKPRKISAGGFGSRIRDRIFNREIYKHRSVCEGFFGALTNWFGDRIPCFLEETTITRMLLRVLAYALRILSRFSIK, via the coding sequence GTGGAAACGAGGATAAAATCGGAACTAACAGTGCCTGAGGGATCAGGCTATTTATTTGGTGACGGTGAATATGATTCCAGGAAATTTTTGAATGATGTTGTAGATAAAGGTTACATGCCTGTTATTAAACCGAGAAAAATAAGTGCCGGTGGTTTTGGATCCAGAATCAGAGATCGGATCTTTAATAGAGAAATATACAAACACAGATCAGTTTGTGAAGGATTCTTTGGTGCTTTGACCAATTGGTTTGGAGATAGAATACCATGTTTCCTCGAAGAGACAACTATTACAAGGATGCTTCTGAGAGTACTGGCTTATGCATTGAGAATTCTATCAAGATTTAGTATAAAATAA
- a CDS encoding metal ABC transporter substrate-binding protein: MKKAILLLILSLIAVHSAYAEPIKIVATTSTLEDLIKGVGGDNVDVTYIVSSGVCPDHWDLKPSQVAALNEASIIFQHGMEGWLKNITRPDQKVIVLSGPWNTPQMAINKTMQIAAALKEADPEHAEEYDRRAEVLVERFQNVSEVLSERAREAGTGNVKVLCMEWQSGFVSWMGFDIVKTYASEEKLSLKDVNDLINVGRENSVSIVVDNLQSGVNVGEQIAKEINATHVVLTNFPGAVEGTETLDKMILHNGEALLAAVGSAA; encoded by the coding sequence ATGAAGAAAGCGATATTGCTCCTGATTTTATCGCTGATCGCTGTTCACTCAGCATATGCTGAGCCGATCAAGATAGTGGCCACGACCTCCACCCTGGAAGATCTCATAAAGGGCGTGGGCGGGGATAATGTCGATGTCACCTACATAGTCTCTTCCGGTGTGTGTCCAGATCACTGGGACCTGAAGCCATCGCAGGTTGCCGCTCTGAACGAGGCGAGCATAATATTCCAGCATGGCATGGAGGGGTGGCTGAAGAACATCACAAGGCCAGATCAGAAGGTGATAGTCCTCTCCGGTCCCTGGAACACGCCGCAGATGGCGATAAACAAGACGATGCAGATCGCGGCCGCTCTCAAGGAGGCCGATCCGGAGCATGCAGAGGAGTATGATCGGAGAGCAGAAGTGCTGGTCGAACGCTTCCAGAACGTCTCGGAGGTTCTGAGCGAGAGGGCCAGGGAGGCGGGCACTGGGAACGTGAAGGTCCTGTGCATGGAATGGCAGTCCGGATTCGTATCGTGGATGGGATTTGATATAGTGAAGACATACGCCTCTGAGGAGAAGCTCTCGCTGAAGGATGTCAATGATTTGATAAATGTGGGCAGGGAGAACAGCGTCTCCATAGTTGTGGATAACCTCCAGAGCGGTGTCAATGTTGGCGAGCAGATCGCAAAGGAGATAAACGCCACGCATGTAGTCCTGACCAACTTCCCCGGAGCGGTCGAGGGGACAGAGACGCTCGATAAGATGATTCTCCACAACGGCGAGGCACTGCTTGCAGCAGTCGGCTCAGCCGCATGA
- the glmS gene encoding glutamine--fructose-6-phosphate transaminase (isomerizing) has product MCGIVAYIGAEKAGPVLLDTLKRLEYRGYDSAGIALASNGSMEVLKAAGRISDLEIIYRSRGEPEGSIGIGHTRWATHGRPSDENAHPHTSGSIAVVHNGIIENYLELREQLRDKGYVFTSETDSEVLAHLINYHYSGETNGDLAVSVSRALKDVRGSYAIVVMASGIPYLVCARKDSPLVIGIGGSSNYIASDVPALLPYTRDVIRLRDGEIAVVHRDKIEIMDISGAVREPAVERITWDADAAERGGYPHFMLKEIHEQPRAVQETLAGRISEMEGDVRLDLGLNQWEIQTLQRVSILACGTSYHAGLLARYFFPRTAGLPVDVEVASEFQHMQLRPGTLLVAISQSGETADTLMALKKAKTCGVKSLAITNVVGSSITEIVDATIYTRCGPEIGVAATKTFVGQLVALFLLGIRLGRARNHLLPEQGRRLLGELSRLPGLIQAVLERRDQIREIAQRFSGADIYFFIGRDILYPIALEGALKMKEIAYIPAEGYPAGELKHGPLALITEGTPVVAFATCGEKIYSNMKEVRARGGEVIAFAAEGDREAAEITDTVVELPNTLPVFSAVLCTVGAQLLAYYTAQILGRDIDKPRNLAKSVTVE; this is encoded by the coding sequence ATGTGCGGGATTGTTGCGTACATAGGCGCCGAAAAGGCCGGCCCAGTACTCCTCGACACGCTGAAGAGGCTCGAGTACAGGGGCTACGACTCCGCAGGGATAGCGCTAGCCTCCAATGGCAGCATGGAGGTTTTGAAGGCTGCAGGCAGAATCTCGGATCTAGAGATCATCTACAGATCCAGAGGAGAGCCGGAGGGATCGATAGGGATAGGGCACACCCGCTGGGCCACGCATGGGCGGCCCAGCGATGAGAACGCGCATCCGCACACCTCTGGAAGCATAGCGGTTGTGCATAATGGAATTATCGAGAACTATCTCGAGCTCAGGGAGCAGCTCAGGGATAAAGGCTATGTCTTCACATCGGAGACAGACAGCGAGGTTCTCGCACACCTCATCAATTACCACTACAGCGGCGAGACGAATGGGGATCTTGCTGTATCCGTCTCGAGAGCCCTGAAGGATGTCAGAGGATCCTACGCAATAGTTGTCATGGCCTCTGGTATTCCGTACCTCGTATGCGCGAGAAAGGACAGCCCGCTGGTGATAGGGATCGGCGGATCCTCGAACTACATCGCCTCTGATGTCCCTGCGTTACTGCCGTACACGCGCGACGTAATAAGGCTCAGGGATGGGGAGATAGCGGTAGTTCACAGGGATAAGATCGAGATAATGGATATCTCGGGAGCGGTGCGTGAGCCAGCGGTTGAGCGCATCACATGGGATGCGGATGCTGCGGAGCGCGGCGGCTACCCTCACTTCATGCTCAAGGAGATCCACGAGCAGCCAAGGGCGGTTCAGGAGACGCTTGCCGGCAGGATCTCAGAGATGGAAGGAGATGTCAGGCTCGACCTCGGACTTAACCAGTGGGAGATACAGACGCTCCAGAGGGTATCGATACTGGCGTGCGGCACATCATACCACGCAGGCCTTCTGGCACGCTACTTCTTCCCGCGCACTGCTGGCCTGCCCGTCGATGTTGAGGTCGCGTCTGAGTTCCAGCACATGCAGCTCCGGCCGGGAACGCTCCTTGTGGCGATATCTCAGTCAGGAGAGACCGCGGACACGCTCATGGCGCTCAAGAAGGCGAAGACATGTGGCGTCAAGAGCCTGGCGATAACCAATGTCGTCGGGAGCTCCATAACAGAGATCGTCGATGCCACGATATACACAAGATGCGGCCCTGAGATCGGGGTCGCGGCCACGAAGACTTTTGTCGGGCAGCTCGTTGCGCTGTTCCTTCTGGGCATCAGGCTCGGCCGGGCCAGAAACCATCTGCTTCCGGAGCAGGGGAGGAGGCTTCTCGGAGAGCTCTCGCGCCTGCCAGGGCTCATACAGGCCGTTCTTGAGAGGAGGGATCAGATAAGAGAGATAGCTCAGAGGTTCTCTGGCGCGGACATATACTTCTTCATAGGCAGGGATATCCTCTATCCGATAGCTCTCGAGGGCGCCCTGAAGATGAAGGAGATCGCGTACATACCAGCGGAGGGATACCCTGCGGGCGAGCTGAAGCACGGGCCTCTTGCACTGATCACCGAAGGCACCCCTGTCGTGGCGTTTGCGACCTGCGGGGAGAAGATATACTCCAACATGAAGGAGGTCAGGGCACGTGGCGGAGAGGTGATAGCGTTCGCGGCGGAGGGCGACCGGGAGGCAGCAGAGATAACCGACACGGTCGTCGAACTCCCCAATACACTTCCCGTATTCTCCGCGGTCCTCTGCACCGTGGGGGCACAGCTCCTCGCGTATTACACCGCACAGATCCTTGGAAGGGATATCGACAAGCCCAGAAACCTGGCGAAGAGCGTTACGGTGGAGTGA
- the glmU gene encoding bifunctional sugar-1-phosphate nucleotidylyltransferase/acetyltransferase — protein MLAAGEGHRCRPLTQTRPKVMLPLANMPFMEHVVRALVDNGIDEIVAVVGYQKERVMDYFEDGVKFGARITYVFQEERLGTAHALRRAQEHIDDQFLVVNGDNILDSRAVGDLLSADGDYVILGALREHAGDYGVLVVDGDVVKQIHEKPGRACAGIVNTGAYKMMPDIFEEIPRTPISERGGYDITQTLCQMMERGVKIRTVVTKAIWGDAAFAWDLLAANSIAAGLMKSEIHGEIEDGVVIRGQVSLGEGSLIRSGSYIIGPVLIGEGCDIGPNVTILPSTTIGDSVRVGSFTEIRNSILMRGSRIGSMSVISDSVIGEDCCLGDMCLIEAGSSLAEVEGEFYRAEFGAVMGDSVVAGSRVLMMPCSVVGSSAKIGSGVTIRGSVERGSRVV, from the coding sequence ATACTTGCTGCCGGAGAGGGGCACAGGTGCAGGCCCCTGACCCAGACCAGGCCGAAGGTCATGCTGCCACTGGCGAACATGCCGTTCATGGAGCATGTCGTCCGAGCCCTTGTGGACAACGGGATAGATGAGATCGTGGCTGTCGTCGGGTATCAGAAGGAGCGGGTGATGGACTACTTCGAGGATGGCGTGAAGTTCGGCGCCCGCATAACATACGTCTTCCAGGAGGAGCGTCTTGGCACAGCACACGCGCTCCGCAGGGCCCAGGAGCACATCGATGATCAGTTTCTGGTCGTGAATGGCGACAACATCCTGGACAGCAGAGCGGTCGGGGATCTTTTAAGCGCGGATGGCGATTACGTCATCCTCGGCGCGCTCAGGGAGCATGCTGGAGATTATGGAGTTCTTGTGGTTGATGGGGATGTGGTAAAGCAGATCCATGAGAAGCCTGGGAGGGCCTGTGCGGGCATCGTGAACACAGGTGCGTACAAGATGATGCCCGATATCTTCGAGGAGATACCGAGGACGCCGATATCAGAGCGTGGAGGATATGATATCACCCAGACCCTCTGCCAGATGATGGAGAGAGGGGTGAAGATCAGGACAGTCGTGACGAAGGCCATCTGGGGCGATGCGGCCTTCGCATGGGATCTGCTCGCTGCGAACAGCATCGCAGCCGGCTTGATGAAGAGCGAGATTCATGGGGAGATCGAGGATGGCGTGGTAATCCGTGGGCAGGTCTCGCTCGGGGAGGGCAGCCTGATCAGATCCGGCTCATACATAATAGGGCCTGTGCTCATAGGAGAGGGATGCGACATAGGCCCGAATGTCACGATCCTCCCCTCAACGACCATCGGGGACTCGGTACGTGTGGGTTCGTTCACAGAGATCAGGAACAGCATCCTGATGAGAGGCTCAAGGATAGGATCGATGTCTGTCATATCAGACTCAGTCATCGGAGAGGACTGCTGCCTCGGAGATATGTGTTTGATAGAAGCAGGCAGCTCACTGGCAGAGGTCGAGGGAGAGTTCTACAGAGCTGAGTTTGGTGCTGTGATGGGCGATTCTGTGGTGGCGGGAAGCAGGGTTCTGATGATGCCGTGCAGCGTCGTGGGATCCTCTGCTAAAATCGGATCCGGTGTCACGATCCGCGGCAGCGTGGAGCGGGGGAGCAGGGTGGTTTAG
- a CDS encoding glycosyltransferase family 4 protein, translating to MRVLITTTYWKGCAGGIRSYVEGLVEELKKRDIDVKVAFKEGQDPENYKIKNRNFILTKLLSAFYLLLKFKPNVIHSHGGLYYYLLAGYFYKKLFRCKLIYTFHTEPEKDNKLPVLKRIALQKLLEKCDYVTFVSKKLETTVGDVWGLKFKNTVITYAGIDVRDASEEEIATFNSKFDIKNQYPILLALGLTALKYKADGLKYLIKSLKKIKCVYPNAILLVTREGKYTAELREFAKKEGLEHAVIFTGDVDNPYVPLLLSDIYTHISLGEGLPIALLEAMSMGKPIIATPVGGIPEAIEDGKNGLLVEPDEAKIAEKVICLLRNKEIAEEIGLNAKKTARDRFSWSAAVNNILKLYSKDFHN from the coding sequence ATGAGAGTTCTTATAACTACTACTTATTGGAAAGGATGCGCGGGCGGAATACGAAGCTATGTGGAAGGCTTAGTGGAGGAGCTCAAGAAAAGAGACATCGATGTAAAAGTTGCATTTAAGGAGGGACAGGATCCAGAGAATTATAAAATCAAAAATCGAAACTTTATTCTCACTAAGTTATTATCAGCATTTTACTTATTATTGAAATTTAAGCCAAATGTAATCCACTCGCATGGCGGATTATACTATTATCTTCTGGCAGGATATTTTTATAAAAAACTTTTTAGATGTAAGCTGATCTATACATTTCATACAGAACCCGAAAAAGATAATAAATTGCCGGTTTTAAAAAGAATCGCTCTTCAGAAGCTTTTAGAAAAATGTGACTATGTTACATTTGTTTCAAAAAAGCTAGAAACCACTGTTGGGGACGTATGGGGTCTAAAGTTCAAGAACACAGTAATAACTTACGCAGGTATAGATGTAAGAGATGCATCAGAGGAAGAGATAGCTACATTTAATAGCAAATTTGACATCAAGAATCAATATCCTATTCTTCTGGCGCTCGGCCTGACTGCATTAAAATATAAAGCAGATGGCCTTAAGTATCTAATAAAATCTCTTAAAAAAATTAAATGCGTATACCCAAACGCTATTCTTTTAGTCACACGTGAAGGCAAATATACTGCCGAGCTAAGGGAATTTGCAAAAAAAGAAGGTCTTGAACACGCTGTTATATTCACAGGTGATGTGGATAATCCGTATGTTCCATTGTTGCTAAGTGATATTTATACTCATATCTCATTGGGGGAAGGGTTGCCAATAGCATTATTAGAGGCAATGTCCATGGGAAAACCGATAATAGCTACTCCAGTGGGAGGAATACCAGAAGCTATAGAGGACGGGAAAAATGGCCTTCTTGTGGAACCAGATGAAGCTAAGATTGCCGAAAAAGTGATTTGCCTGCTTAGAAATAAAGAGATAGCGGAAGAGATTGGTCTAAACGCTAAAAAAACTGCAAGAGATCGGTTTTCGTGGAGCGCTGCAGTTAATAATATATTAAAGTTATATTCAAAAGATTTTCATAATTAA
- a CDS encoding glycosyltransferase family 4 protein, with product MRVAFVYYDYSSFVEQDYEILSRHFDVERVQYSKPGDIFEMASSISRSDIVFSWFAAGHSFLSVMLSRIFGKRSVVVAGGYDVAFLPDIGYGQYTQGWIKRKYTDLALENADAVLAVSQFTREEVLKRTKPRRLEVVYNGVDTEKFHPKGEKDDLVLTVASGSTNVIKLKGLDTFVEAAYLLPNVKFLIIGVRGDVLNILRSKSPENVKILGRVSRDELVECYQRAKVYCQLSYVESFGMALAEAMACGCVPVVTDRGALPEVVGDTGFYVPYGDEKATAEAIRMAMVSEKSPRDRIERSFRIDQRERRLVTLLKELPEKGR from the coding sequence ATGAGAGTAGCATTCGTATATTACGATTATTCATCATTTGTCGAGCAGGATTATGAGATCCTCTCCAGGCATTTCGATGTGGAGAGGGTGCAGTACAGTAAGCCGGGCGATATCTTTGAGATGGCGTCTTCCATATCGCGCTCTGATATTGTATTCAGCTGGTTTGCCGCTGGCCATTCTTTTCTGAGTGTAATGCTTTCCAGGATATTTGGGAAAAGGTCTGTGGTGGTGGCGGGTGGCTACGATGTTGCATTCCTTCCTGATATTGGATATGGTCAGTATACGCAGGGATGGATTAAACGGAAATACACAGATCTGGCATTGGAGAATGCTGATGCGGTTCTGGCGGTTTCGCAATTCACCAGAGAGGAAGTCCTCAAAAGGACGAAACCAAGACGTTTAGAGGTCGTCTACAACGGCGTAGATACAGAGAAGTTCCATCCGAAGGGAGAAAAAGATGATCTGGTACTTACAGTCGCCTCAGGTTCAACAAATGTCATCAAGCTGAAGGGATTGGATACCTTTGTTGAGGCTGCATATTTGCTTCCGAATGTTAAATTTTTGATAATTGGAGTTCGTGGAGATGTATTAAATATTCTGAGATCAAAAAGCCCTGAGAACGTGAAGATCTTAGGACGTGTTTCACGGGATGAGCTCGTGGAATGCTATCAAAGAGCAAAGGTGTACTGTCAGCTCTCCTATGTCGAGTCGTTTGGTATGGCTCTTGCAGAGGCGATGGCATGCGGATGTGTTCCCGTGGTCACAGATCGAGGGGCGCTTCCTGAGGTTGTGGGGGATACAGGTTTCTATGTTCCATATGGCGATGAAAAGGCAACGGCTGAAGCGATACGGATGGCAATGGTCTCTGAGAAATCCCCCAGAGATCGGATTGAGAGGAGTTTCAGGATTGATCAAAGGGAACGCAGACTAGTCACGCTGTTAAAGGAACTGCCGGAGAAGGGGCGGTGA
- a CDS encoding glycosyltransferase, with translation MKILVIPTTDWIRHPFPNRLNFIFDIIAERHEVQVLHFELSKFRDNSPRWTRCSLLKAGSSKAEDPSVYYITSALSHLRVIRDAARDSDVILSANILPSFMANLTDTPVVFDYLDHLEESASIYYPGSLFGRAVKLGVRAITRYNLRHARAVITVTQELKEYLRNIGVRDVEIIPNGVDTSLLKPIDAGEAKIALGLEGDVIGYVGSLEYWVDLETVVSALPDLDVTLLVVGPSLFTDYGERIKDMAERLGVGERVIFTGAVPYAELGRYISAMDIGLNPLRMMKKNEYAAGGKIFNYLACGRPVLTTRMLSLERLLGDSLYYYDDRESFISQVKRILESPQDQRRYREIAERYDWRALAARYESVLRRAAED, from the coding sequence ATGAAGATACTGGTCATACCGACAACTGACTGGATAAGACATCCGTTTCCGAACAGGTTGAACTTCATATTCGATATAATAGCGGAGAGGCATGAGGTGCAGGTTTTGCACTTCGAGCTCTCGAAGTTCAGAGATAACAGCCCGAGATGGACGAGATGCTCTCTTTTGAAGGCAGGATCGTCCAAAGCTGAGGATCCGTCTGTCTACTACATCACAAGCGCTTTATCCCATCTCCGCGTGATCCGCGATGCTGCCAGGGACTCTGATGTGATTCTATCAGCGAACATCCTCCCGTCCTTCATGGCGAACCTCACAGATACGCCCGTGGTCTTCGACTATCTCGACCATCTGGAGGAATCCGCATCCATATACTACCCGGGCTCGCTCTTCGGCAGGGCTGTCAAGCTCGGCGTCAGGGCGATCACCAGGTACAACCTCAGGCACGCCAGGGCTGTGATAACCGTGACCCAGGAGCTCAAAGAGTACCTCAGAAACATCGGCGTTCGTGATGTGGAGATCATTCCGAACGGCGTGGACACGAGCCTTCTGAAACCTATTGATGCTGGAGAGGCAAAGATCGCTCTCGGTCTTGAGGGGGATGTGATCGGTTACGTCGGATCGCTGGAGTACTGGGTCGATCTCGAGACCGTTGTGAGCGCTCTGCCAGATCTCGATGTCACACTCCTCGTTGTGGGCCCGAGCCTGTTCACGGATTACGGCGAGCGCATAAAGGATATGGCTGAGCGGCTCGGCGTTGGAGAGAGGGTGATCTTCACGGGAGCTGTGCCGTACGCGGAGCTCGGCAGGTACATATCTGCGATGGACATAGGCCTCAACCCCCTGAGAATGATGAAGAAGAACGAGTATGCTGCTGGAGGGAAGATCTTCAACTACCTCGCATGCGGCAGGCCTGTTCTCACCACAAGAATGCTCTCGCTCGAGCGGCTTCTCGGGGACAGCCTGTACTACTATGATGACAGGGAGAGCTTCATATCGCAGGTGAAGCGTATCCTGGAGAGCCCGCAGGATCAGAGAAGATACAGGGAGATCGCTGAGAGGTATGACTGGCGCGCTCTGGCAGCCAGGTACGAGAGCGTTCTGAGGAGGGCTGCAGAAGATTGA
- a CDS encoding glycosyltransferase family 2 protein, whose product MKPIDYIVPTWNSGTTLGITLESIKKYGNPNNIIIVDRNSEDNTLEIARRYGCKILTSESNLGTARIEGAKAAETELIGFVDSDVELTDGWRELLRHAWSGRERYKDVGVFGAYCEGPIIKDSPLVLYGRNGVFGCIITYRSLILDCPEMTKYSSDEDFAYGQCIFKKGLKWYIFPFLMQHHHDLTGISEYIRMRWYGAGLRIRDGFKLVNVRRIIGGAVVGIPMHNPNASYMENWRIRLNYFLGYIMYKKYYELNRSKNK is encoded by the coding sequence TTGAAGCCAATTGACTATATCGTACCTACATGGAATTCAGGAACTACTTTAGGTATTACGCTAGAATCCATTAAAAAATATGGTAATCCTAATAATATAATAATCGTTGATAGGAACTCCGAAGATAACACACTTGAGATAGCTCGTCGATATGGTTGCAAAATACTGACATCCGAATCGAATTTAGGAACCGCAAGGATCGAAGGCGCTAAAGCCGCAGAGACAGAATTGATTGGATTTGTTGATTCTGATGTCGAACTAACCGATGGCTGGAGAGAGCTTTTGAGGCATGCTTGGAGCGGCCGAGAGAGATACAAAGATGTTGGGGTTTTTGGTGCATATTGTGAAGGACCTATTATTAAAGATTCGCCTTTGGTTTTATATGGAAGAAATGGTGTGTTCGGCTGCATTATCACATACAGGTCGCTTATATTAGACTGCCCTGAAATGACGAAATATTCCAGCGATGAAGATTTCGCTTATGGGCAGTGTATTTTTAAAAAAGGACTTAAATGGTACATATTTCCATTTTTAATGCAGCATCACCATGATCTTACTGGCATATCGGAGTATATTCGAATGAGGTGGTACGGCGCGGGCTTACGTATTCGTGATGGATTCAAATTGGTAAATGTTCGCCGGATAATTGGTGGAGCAGTTGTTGGCATCCCCATGCACAATCCAAATGCTAGCTACATGGAAAATTGGCGCATTAGGCTGAATTACTTTTTGGGATACATTATGTATAAAAAATATTATGAACTCAATCGTAGTAAAAATAAATAA
- a CDS encoding oligosaccharide flippase family protein, translating to MSEYRLLAQRIGLIGLANVLVNLSGIFLLPILTKSLPVEDYGVWAQVNVTISLASVVICLGLSASMVRFMAAASSREEIQECFYSILAVVMLTGISAMLLIFCLAEPIARALFNGNVAVTRALSVIVFVEAMNGLLFSYYRATQRMKLYAIFSVAVVYITIVLAYCFVKLGYGVYGAVLGLGIAKLIGFVFMLTMLLQQIGFRIPSFLHLLEYVSFGIPLFSSYLFDWIVNSSDRYIIGMLLGTVWVGYYNPGYLLGSLITVFISPIGTVLPITLYRYYDCGDIKSVEKLLGFTIKYFLALAIPSVFGLTLLSKPMLFMLSTPDIAEHSYLITPFIALSMVLVGIASILSNAIYIAKKTAISMKISLIAAIINLTLTLLLVSMAGVVGAAVATFFTFFFIFIATNYFANMFIQIKFDYEFMLKSFVASLVMSIPLILWPPSGFIEILRIIAVSIIIYLQAIWLLRGINKEEIRFIKSLLNL from the coding sequence ATGAGCGAATACAGGCTTCTCGCGCAGCGGATAGGTCTGATAGGCCTCGCGAATGTGCTGGTGAACCTCAGCGGCATATTTCTCCTTCCAATTCTGACAAAGAGCCTGCCGGTCGAGGATTACGGCGTCTGGGCGCAGGTTAATGTCACGATCAGCCTCGCCTCAGTCGTAATCTGCCTGGGGCTCTCTGCCTCCATGGTCAGATTCATGGCCGCGGCGAGCAGCAGGGAGGAGATTCAGGAGTGCTTCTACTCGATACTCGCAGTGGTGATGCTGACCGGCATATCCGCGATGCTTCTCATCTTCTGCCTCGCTGAGCCCATTGCCAGAGCCCTCTTCAACGGGAATGTGGCGGTGACAAGGGCGCTGTCGGTGATCGTTTTTGTGGAGGCGATGAATGGGCTTCTGTTCAGCTATTACAGGGCTACGCAGAGAATGAAGCTATACGCGATATTCAGCGTAGCTGTGGTATATATCACGATCGTGCTGGCGTACTGTTTTGTCAAATTGGGTTATGGCGTCTATGGTGCTGTTCTCGGATTGGGTATCGCGAAACTGATTGGTTTTGTGTTTATGCTCACCATGTTACTACAACAAATTGGTTTTCGTATACCAAGCTTTTTACATCTCCTAGAATATGTGTCCTTTGGAATACCTCTTTTTTCCTCGTATCTATTTGATTGGATCGTCAATTCCAGCGATCGGTATATAATAGGCATGCTTTTAGGCACTGTATGGGTGGGTTATTATAACCCTGGTTATCTGCTGGGTAGCCTAATTACAGTATTTATAAGTCCGATTGGTACAGTGTTACCTATAACACTGTACAGATATTATGACTGTGGAGATATTAAATCAGTTGAGAAACTACTGGGCTTCACAATTAAATACTTCCTTGCCCTAGCCATACCATCTGTATTTGGTTTGACACTTTTATCAAAACCGATGCTGTTTATGTTATCGACCCCCGATATTGCAGAGCACAGCTATCTAATTACGCCTTTTATTGCACTCAGCATGGTTCTCGTAGGTATTGCCAGTATATTATCCAACGCGATATATATTGCTAAGAAAACTGCAATATCTATGAAGATCTCTTTAATAGCAGCGATAATAAACTTGACACTTACATTGCTTCTTGTTAGTATGGCTGGTGTGGTTGGTGCTGCTGTAGCAACTTTTTTCACATTCTTTTTTATATTCATAGCTACCAATTACTTTGCAAATATGTTTATCCAAATCAAATTTGATTACGAATTTATGTTAAAAAGTTTCGTTGCTTCGCTTGTGATGTCCATTCCACTAATTCTCTGGCCTCCCTCAGGATTCATCGAGATTTTAAGAATCATTGCAGTATCGATAATTATATATTTGCAAGCGATATGGTTGCTTAGAGGGATCAATAAAGAAGAAATTAGGTTTATTAAATCCTTGCTCAATCTTTAG